Proteins from a genomic interval of Methanoplanus endosymbiosus:
- a CDS encoding tyrosine--tRNA ligase — MDEYELAIRNTVEIVTEDQLKELMARPEKSVYAGYEPSGEIHLGHLVTINKLMDLKEAGFKIKVLLADLHAFLNQKGTMEEVREMADYNRRCFEAVGLKGKNVEFILGTDVQLTPEYELQVLELSQQITLNRAKRSMDEVGRNMEAPRVSQMVYPIMQMVDINTLGVDMALGGIDQRKIHMLAREYLPTIGAKAPLCMHTPIINGLNGKKMSSSEGNYISVADSEDAIKKKMKKAFCPPEIEENPVLQVLKYHVFPRMETVTLKRPDKFGGNREFSSYEECEQAYAAGDVHPADLKGMTTDGLIEVLADARDYMNQD, encoded by the coding sequence ATGGATGAATACGAACTTGCAATAAGAAATACGGTAGAGATTGTCACCGAAGACCAGTTAAAAGAGCTGATGGCCAGACCGGAAAAATCTGTTTATGCCGGATATGAACCATCAGGAGAGATTCATCTCGGCCACCTCGTCACAATTAACAAATTAATGGATCTGAAAGAGGCAGGATTTAAGATCAAAGTTCTGCTTGCCGACCTTCACGCATTTTTAAATCAGAAAGGAACTATGGAAGAGGTCAGGGAGATGGCTGACTACAACAGAAGATGCTTTGAAGCTGTAGGACTTAAGGGCAAAAATGTTGAGTTTATCCTCGGAACTGATGTTCAGCTGACCCCTGAGTATGAACTACAGGTTTTAGAGCTTTCACAGCAGATAACCCTTAACCGTGCAAAGAGAAGCATGGATGAGGTCGGAAGAAATATGGAGGCCCCACGGGTTTCACAGATGGTCTACCCAATTATGCAGATGGTTGACATTAACACACTGGGTGTCGATATGGCACTCGGCGGCATTGACCAGAGAAAGATCCACATGCTTGCAAGGGAATATCTGCCGACAATCGGCGCAAAAGCGCCTCTCTGTATGCACACTCCGATAATAAACGGATTAAACGGTAAAAAGATGTCATCATCCGAGGGCAATTATATCTCAGTTGCCGACTCTGAAGATGCAATTAAGAAGAAGATGAAGAAGGCATTCTGCCCTCCGGAAATCGAGGAAAACCCTGTCCTTCAGGTCCTGAAATACCATGTATTCCCAAGAATGGAGACTGTCACACTTAAAAGACCTGATAAATTCGGAGGAAACCGCGAATTCTCATCCTATGAAGAGTGTGAGCAGGCATATGCAGCCGGGGATGTTCATCCTGCCGATCTGAAAGGTATGACAACTGACGGATTAATTGAAGTCCTCGCAGATGCAAGGGATTACATGAATCAGGATTAA
- a CDS encoding serine protein kinase RIO — MDRDRIIEKLDREVSKLGVRVKDADSMKVMENVFDDQTLVALYKLVNKGKLSVIGGSISTGKEANVFYAEDSEGAPVAIKIYRIQSANFNTMNQYLVGDPRFSSVRKSKKEVIFAWTRKEYSNLNRAHDAGIRCPKARYFDRNILLMDFCGEDEIPYPQLRHAGIERGEGQRHYDAIIHDINRMYNDAGLVHADLSEFNILYDGSEHIIIDMGQAVTPDHPRAIKFLVRDILNINRFFARLCDIRGEEEIFKEIIGEDKMQP, encoded by the coding sequence TTGGACAGAGACAGAATAATAGAGAAACTTGACCGTGAAGTGAGTAAACTCGGTGTCAGGGTTAAAGATGCTGACAGCATGAAGGTGATGGAGAATGTCTTTGACGACCAGACCCTTGTTGCCCTTTATAAGCTTGTAAATAAAGGCAAACTCTCAGTAATAGGTGGATCTATATCCACAGGAAAGGAGGCTAACGTCTTTTATGCTGAGGATTCCGAAGGAGCACCGGTAGCGATAAAGATATACCGCATTCAGTCTGCAAACTTCAATACTATGAACCAGTACCTGGTGGGCGATCCAAGGTTTTCATCAGTCAGAAAATCCAAAAAAGAGGTGATATTTGCCTGGACACGGAAGGAGTACTCAAATCTCAACAGGGCGCACGATGCCGGAATAAGATGTCCGAAGGCGAGATACTTTGACAGGAATATTCTTCTCATGGATTTCTGCGGCGAGGATGAGATACCATACCCACAGCTCAGACATGCCGGTATTGAAAGAGGAGAGGGTCAGAGGCATTATGATGCTATTATTCATGATATTAACCGGATGTACAATGATGCCGGGCTTGTCCATGCAGATCTCTCCGAATTTAATATCCTCTATGACGGATCTGAGCATATTATAATTGATATGGGACAGGCAGTGACACCCGATCATCCGCGTGCCATAAAGTTTCTCGTCAGGGATATTCTGAATATAAACCGGTTTTTTGCCCGTTTGTGCGATATCAGGGGTGAAGAGGAGATCTTTAAGGAGATAATCGGTGAGGACAAGATGCAGCCCTGA
- a CDS encoding KH domain-containing protein, giving the protein MAEQEIKVTQNRIAVIIGKNGKTKRTIEKKTETSLRIDSEEGLVTVSGEDAVNVLNTTQVIRAINRGFSPQRALTLLEDEDMMLDIIDLTAYCNTTKQMERIRGRIIGREGKSREQIEDMTGAIMSVLGKTVAIIGEVEQVRNSRTAVEMLIEGLPHESVFSFLDKKNKEAKQNMLEYYY; this is encoded by the coding sequence ATGGCAGAACAGGAAATAAAAGTTACACAGAACCGTATTGCTGTAATAATAGGCAAAAACGGGAAAACAAAGAGAACTATTGAGAAAAAGACAGAGACTTCACTGAGGATTGACAGCGAGGAGGGCCTTGTAACTGTCAGTGGTGAGGATGCTGTAAATGTCTTAAATACGACGCAGGTAATACGGGCAATAAATCGTGGTTTCTCACCACAGAGGGCACTTACGCTTCTCGAAGATGAGGATATGATGCTGGACATCATTGATCTTACCGCATACTGTAATACCACTAAACAGATGGAGAGAATCAGAGGAAGAATAATCGGCAGGGAAGGTAAATCCAGAGAGCAGATTGAGGATATGACCGGAGCCATAATGTCTGTACTTGGAAAGACAGTCGCAATTATCGGCGAAGTTGAACAGGTCAGAAATTCGAGAACAGCTGTTGAGATGCTCATTGAAGGGCTGCCTCACGAGAGTGTCTTCTCATTCCTTGATAAAAAGAATAAAGAAGCAAAGCAGAATATGCTTGAATATTATTATTAA
- a CDS encoding ATP-dependent DNA helicase gives MRISSLPIGAALAEAYEKRGITDLYPPQEECVSSGLFEGANLLISIPTASGKTLVAEMAMHHHISGNGKCLYVVPLRALASEKFDEFSERGAKIGIATGDLDRRDDYLGRNEIIIATSEKVDSLLRNGAGWLKSVSCLILDEAHLIDSPDRGATLEMVITKLRYLNPEMQIIALTATIGNPKIFAGWLNATLVKSEWRPVDLKEGIFYRNSIFFGEELKAITPVTKHEDVNLCLDCIKDGGQCLVFVNSRRNAESFAKRMAQALKPEKSELPDLKKKLEEAADTEMGKTLAVCAGYGAAFHHAGMKREQRAIIEKNFRNGNIKVISSTPTLAAGLNLPARRVVIRDYLRFKAGEGMQAIPVREYRQMAGRAGRPHLDPYGEAVLIAKSEEVGAGLYEEFIEAPAEDVKSRLDDNYILTGQVLSLIATGFVKNKEELAEFLDRTFYRYLNRSMKHLEETLDEIIDFLVSSGMITVIDDCLSATRYGSLVSRLYINPYSADIITTELKYSDRTEAEITDDLTITELKHTKDSEEIKSFTDIGLLQMLCVTPDMYTLFVRKSDIPMLEIFLYEHEDELWSGVSYDSMEEDFRVLKTAMMLNDWISEVNEETVCKRYNIGPGDIHNSVESINWLLYSASGIAAMMAPLHKKHLYDLSLRMKHGIKKELLPLVKFRNIGRVRARRLYNNNIRTVTDLKKAGYDKVSLVIGQKNAKSIFDEIIRSEGDDGNVNRTHDDEIFNKNLKEKKVSQNKAGVKNNRKSEVQEASSGILQAGNNSVKVDDDSGKEEKKAGKKVKKKGSTQSSLFSF, from the coding sequence TTGAGAATATCCTCATTACCCATAGGTGCTGCTCTTGCTGAGGCATATGAAAAAAGAGGGATCACTGATCTCTATCCTCCGCAGGAGGAATGTGTCAGCAGCGGACTCTTTGAGGGCGCAAACCTTCTGATCTCTATTCCTACTGCCAGCGGAAAGACTCTCGTTGCCGAGATGGCAATGCATCATCATATCTCCGGCAATGGAAAATGCCTCTACGTAGTTCCACTCAGAGCACTTGCAAGCGAAAAATTTGACGAATTTTCAGAACGCGGAGCAAAAATCGGGATTGCAACCGGAGATCTTGACAGAAGGGACGATTATCTCGGAAGAAATGAAATTATTATCGCAACAAGTGAAAAGGTCGATTCACTCCTCAGAAATGGTGCGGGGTGGTTAAAATCTGTTTCATGCCTTATTCTTGATGAAGCACATCTCATTGATTCACCTGACAGGGGTGCAACACTTGAGATGGTGATAACAAAACTCCGTTATTTAAACCCGGAAATGCAGATTATAGCCCTTACTGCGACTATAGGCAATCCAAAAATTTTTGCAGGATGGCTGAATGCTACCCTTGTTAAATCAGAATGGCGGCCGGTTGACCTGAAAGAGGGTATTTTTTACCGGAATTCCATCTTTTTTGGTGAGGAACTAAAAGCGATAACTCCTGTAACAAAGCATGAGGATGTTAACCTCTGCCTTGACTGTATTAAAGACGGAGGGCAGTGTCTTGTCTTTGTAAATTCAAGGAGAAATGCCGAGAGTTTTGCAAAGAGAATGGCTCAGGCTCTAAAACCGGAGAAATCTGAACTTCCTGACCTTAAAAAGAAACTTGAAGAGGCTGCTGATACAGAAATGGGTAAAACACTTGCCGTATGTGCAGGCTATGGCGCGGCTTTTCATCATGCAGGAATGAAGAGGGAACAGAGGGCTATTATTGAGAAAAATTTCCGTAACGGAAATATTAAGGTTATATCATCAACTCCGACTCTCGCCGCAGGACTTAATCTTCCGGCAAGGCGCGTAGTTATCAGGGATTATCTGAGGTTTAAAGCCGGAGAAGGGATGCAGGCAATCCCTGTAAGGGAGTACAGGCAGATGGCCGGAAGAGCCGGAAGGCCGCATCTTGATCCTTATGGTGAGGCAGTTTTGATTGCAAAGAGTGAAGAGGTGGGTGCGGGCCTTTATGAGGAATTTATTGAGGCTCCGGCTGAGGATGTCAAATCAAGGCTTGATGACAATTATATACTCACCGGGCAGGTGCTCTCACTCATTGCAACTGGTTTTGTTAAAAATAAGGAGGAACTGGCTGAATTTCTTGACAGGACTTTTTACAGGTATCTTAACAGAAGCATGAAACACCTTGAAGAGACTCTTGACGAAATTATTGACTTTTTAGTCTCTTCCGGAATGATAACCGTAATTGATGACTGTCTCTCTGCAACTCGATATGGATCACTGGTATCACGGCTTTATATTAATCCCTACAGCGCTGATATCATTACAACTGAACTGAAATATAGTGACAGGACAGAAGCAGAAATAACTGACGATCTTACGATAACTGAACTGAAACATACCAAAGATTCTGAGGAAATAAAGAGTTTTACTGATATCGGACTGCTTCAGATGCTCTGTGTTACTCCGGATATGTACACGCTTTTTGTCCGGAAAAGTGATATTCCAATGCTTGAGATATTCCTTTATGAGCATGAGGATGAATTGTGGTCCGGAGTATCGTATGATTCAATGGAGGAGGATTTCCGGGTATTAAAAACAGCAATGATGCTGAATGACTGGATCTCAGAGGTTAATGAGGAGACTGTCTGCAAGAGATATAATATAGGGCCGGGAGACATTCACAACTCTGTTGAGTCCATAAACTGGCTTTTATATTCAGCGTCAGGAATTGCTGCGATGATGGCACCTTTACATAAGAAGCATCTCTATGATCTCTCTCTCAGAATGAAGCACGGGATTAAAAAGGAACTTCTTCCTCTGGTTAAATTCAGGAATATCGGAAGGGTCAGGGCAAGAAGGCTTTATAATAACAATATCAGAACTGTCACTGATCTCAAAAAAGCCGGTTATGATAAGGTTTCCCTGGTTATAGGACAGAAGAATGCAAAGAGCATCTTTGATGAGATCATAAGGTCTGAAGGAGATGATGGTAATGTCAATAGAACTCATGATGACGAAATATTTAATAAAAATCTGAAAGAAAAGAAAGTATCTCAAAATAAAGCAGGAGTAAAAAATAATAGGAAAAGTGAAGTTCAGGAAGCATCGTCCGGTATCTTACAGGCAGGAAATAATTCCGTGAAAGTGGATGATGATTCCGGTAAAGAAGAGAAAAAAGCTGGAAAAAAGGTTAAAAAGAAGGGATCTACACAATCCTCTCTTTTCAGTTTTTAA
- the cgi121 gene encoding KEOPS complex subunit Cgi121 encodes MKYTILQAEVVISDEKDFLSSIRQISVENDVYITFFDADYIAGKEHIESAFLHGLRAFYEGDNISRTPDMEVLLYAAGTRQCSCAVKIGLKKGVKEYYILIFDFLESQKISDENLSENSGLELSCSRLNSGADTNKKDSKFKNENSDINSDKNLKLKEEKFLSDVPDFFLMDAMPDKIPFVQRYFQGYNNFLEQFAEVVASLEDISCKFLDINLLQNNISEKKRSDLFPSGNSEIKGNSDTMKSSEGKSVKDFFEITEKEILAAPEREIVDFVLERVALLEISK; translated from the coding sequence ATGAAATATACCATTTTACAGGCAGAAGTTGTTATATCTGACGAAAAGGATTTTTTAAGTAGTATAAGACAAATTTCAGTCGAAAATGATGTTTATATAACTTTTTTTGATGCAGACTATATTGCGGGGAAGGAACATATTGAATCTGCATTTTTACATGGTTTAAGAGCATTTTATGAAGGAGATAATATTTCCAGGACACCTGATATGGAGGTTTTGCTGTATGCTGCCGGAACAAGACAGTGTAGTTGCGCAGTTAAGATTGGCCTTAAAAAGGGAGTGAAAGAGTATTATATCCTCATCTTTGATTTCTTGGAAAGTCAAAAAATTTCGGATGAAAATTTAAGTGAAAATTCAGGATTGGAATTATCCTGTTCCAGGCTAAACTCAGGTGCTGACACTAATAAAAAGGATTCTAAATTCAAAAATGAAAATTCGGATATTAATAGTGATAAAAATTTAAAATTAAAAGAAGAAAAATTTTTGAGTGATGTTCCGGATTTTTTTTTGATGGATGCGATGCCCGACAAAATACCGTTTGTTCAACGATATTTTCAGGGTTATAATAATTTTTTAGAACAATTTGCAGAAGTTGTGGCTTCTTTAGAAGATATATCCTGTAAATTTCTGGATATTAACCTATTACAGAATAATATATCAGAAAAGAAAAGATCTGATTTGTTTCCGTCAGGAAATTCAGAAATAAAAGGGAATTCAGATACTATGAAAAGCTCTGAAGGAAAATCTGTGAAAGATTTTTTTGAGATTACTGAAAAAGAGATTTTAGCTGCTCCGGAGAGAGAGATTGTGGATTTTGTTCTTGAAAGAGTGGCATTACTTGAGATTAGTAAATAA
- a CDS encoding IS66 family transposase: protein MSNGIFKELESVITPDRIDNSPDKDIIYLLISAFEELSAKYDKLYEEHLQLRDDYNHLIGEQGRPEAAKKGKRKGGSGNKNHSTEEERSKKEKSDQNNPNKGRGKRNHKIEIHEEKIWYSDKNKLPKDAVFKGFSELIIQDIEIRPRNTKFLLEKYYSPSEGRYLLTDRPQGYGGEFGPGIKALIIECKAICGMSENGIRAFLNNHGIFIAQSTISRKLTEKNEVLDKESEDILKEGIKSSDYLQTDTTGANVNGTQYNTHIFSNHNFTAFRTSPKKDRISIVKHIMEVLEPKYLFNEFAFEHLSNLRTAKKWIKKLRENIYNSCFSEFELENSLVELFGQEGFKTLKKRVTEAGLIAYYRSQKDYPVPKILLTDDAPQYDNITEEHQLCWVHEARHYKKLKPKTAVMRKVHEDFMDRFWAFYREMRAYKDNPSPEWALKIRKDFDELFNSETEYKELNLRIEKTHRNKDFLLTFLDHPHVPLHNNDAELGARAQVRHRDISLFTRNEKGTNVVDRNLTIVKTAKKLDINPFDHIAGLIINGHRQKSLAEIIACKNQKATLDDLKIEGKNSVAAKEDLSNVPVGQHRYISSNL from the coding sequence ATGTCAAATGGTATCTTCAAAGAATTAGAATCCGTAATAACTCCTGATCGGATAGATAATTCTCCGGATAAAGACATAATATATTTGCTCATCTCAGCCTTTGAGGAACTATCTGCAAAATACGATAAATTATATGAAGAGCATCTTCAACTCAGAGATGATTACAATCATCTAATTGGTGAACAGGGTAGGCCGGAAGCCGCAAAAAAAGGAAAAAGAAAAGGGGGTTCTGGCAATAAAAATCATTCTACTGAGGAGGAACGCTCAAAAAAAGAGAAATCAGATCAAAATAATCCAAATAAAGGCAGAGGAAAACGTAATCATAAAATCGAAATCCATGAAGAAAAGATCTGGTACTCTGACAAAAATAAACTTCCGAAAGATGCAGTTTTTAAAGGCTTTTCTGAATTAATCATACAGGACATTGAAATTCGTCCGAGAAATACAAAGTTTTTACTTGAAAAATATTATTCCCCTTCAGAAGGAAGATATCTCTTAACTGATCGACCTCAAGGATATGGTGGAGAATTTGGTCCTGGAATAAAGGCACTTATTATTGAATGCAAAGCAATTTGTGGAATGAGTGAAAATGGAATTAGAGCCTTTTTAAATAACCATGGTATCTTTATAGCCCAATCTACAATCTCAAGGAAATTAACTGAAAAGAATGAGGTTTTAGATAAAGAATCGGAAGATATACTAAAAGAAGGAATAAAGTCCTCCGATTACCTCCAGACAGATACAACTGGAGCTAATGTAAATGGCACTCAATATAATACACATATCTTTTCAAACCATAATTTCACAGCATTTAGAACTTCTCCAAAAAAGGATAGAATTAGCATAGTTAAGCACATTATGGAAGTTTTAGAACCCAAGTACCTATTCAATGAGTTTGCCTTTGAACATTTATCCAATCTTAGAACCGCAAAAAAATGGATCAAAAAACTTAGAGAAAATATTTACAACTCTTGCTTTAGTGAATTTGAATTAGAAAATAGTTTGGTTGAGTTATTTGGTCAAGAAGGGTTTAAAACGCTTAAAAAGCGAGTTACTGAGGCTGGATTGATTGCTTATTACAGATCACAGAAAGATTACCCAGTTCCAAAAATTCTTCTTACAGATGATGCACCCCAATACGACAATATCACTGAAGAACACCAGTTATGTTGGGTTCATGAAGCCAGACACTATAAAAAATTAAAACCTAAAACTGCTGTAATGAGAAAAGTCCATGAAGATTTCATGGATCGGTTTTGGGCATTTTACAGAGAGATGAGAGCATATAAAGACAATCCATCTCCAGAGTGGGCATTAAAAATTAGAAAGGACTTTGATGAGTTATTTAACAGCGAGACTGAATATAAAGAGTTGAACCTAAGAATTGAGAAGACACACCGGAATAAAGACTTCTTACTCACATTCTTAGATCACCCTCACGTCCCTCTTCATAATAATGATGCTGAGCTTGGAGCACGAGCACAGGTCAGACATCGTGATATAAGCTTATTTACAAGAAATGAGAAAGGAACAAATGTTGTAGACAGAAATTTAACAATTGTTAAAACTGCTAAGAAGTTGGACATAAATCCCTTTGATCATATAGCCGGTTTGATCATAAATGGTCATAGACAAAAATCACTTGCTGAGATAATAGCATGCAAAAACCAGAAAGCAACCTTGGATGATCTTAAAATAGAGGGTAAAAATTCAGTTGCTGCAAAAGAGGACCTTTCAAATGTACCGGTAGGTCAACACAGATACATTTCATCCAACTTATAA
- a CDS encoding ORC1-type DNA replication protein, whose translation MTNNPESKNGKNPGNKKSGSSGLFNKYLNNRGIFRNREVLRHSFRPNNLPHRTPQIDSIAAILAPSIRNETPSNILIYGKTGTGKTACVKYVGAELETACRELGKRCNVIHLNCELIDTQYRVLAQIANEIENLDNKPNDKPRTSIPMTGWPTDQVYAELKNLLESLGGVNVIVLDEIDKLVKKSGDEILYNLTRFNGELRNAKISMIGISNDLRFTNFLDPRVLSSLSEEELVFPPYNAPQLCDILQERADVAFEEEVLDHGCIPLCAALAAQEHGDARRALDLLRISGELAERENAPKVSEAHVKSAQQKIETDSLIVCVSSLPTQSKAVLYAMLILSDLNRPVFTTGEVAQVYRDVAQALDVDVLTHRRITDLISELTMLGVINSRVVSRGRYGRTKEMWFGTGTSGIRETLSKDERFEEERLHQIDIGRFRTLFR comes from the coding sequence TTGACTAACAACCCGGAGAGCAAAAATGGGAAAAATCCGGGTAATAAAAAATCCGGTTCATCAGGACTTTTTAACAAGTATCTGAATAACAGAGGAATTTTTAGAAACAGAGAAGTACTCAGGCACTCTTTCAGACCAAATAATCTCCCTCACAGGACACCACAGATTGATTCAATTGCAGCGATTCTTGCTCCATCCATAAGAAATGAAACACCATCAAATATTCTTATTTATGGTAAAACAGGAACAGGAAAAACCGCATGTGTAAAATATGTCGGTGCTGAACTTGAAACTGCGTGCCGTGAACTTGGAAAGAGATGTAATGTCATACATCTGAACTGTGAACTCATCGATACTCAGTACCGGGTGCTTGCCCAGATTGCTAACGAAATAGAAAATCTGGACAACAAACCAAATGACAAGCCGCGTACAAGCATTCCAATGACTGGCTGGCCAACTGATCAGGTCTATGCAGAACTTAAAAATCTGCTGGAATCACTTGGCGGAGTTAATGTAATTGTACTTGATGAGATTGACAAACTTGTCAAAAAAAGCGGTGATGAGATTCTTTATAACCTTACAAGGTTTAATGGTGAACTGAGAAATGCAAAGATAAGTATGATTGGAATTTCCAATGATTTGCGATTTACCAATTTTCTTGATCCAAGAGTTCTATCGTCCCTTTCAGAAGAGGAACTGGTATTTCCTCCCTATAATGCCCCTCAGCTCTGTGACATTTTACAGGAAAGGGCAGATGTTGCCTTTGAAGAAGAAGTTTTAGATCATGGATGTATTCCTCTATGCGCTGCACTTGCTGCCCAAGAACACGGAGATGCAAGAAGAGCGCTTGATCTGTTAAGAATATCCGGGGAACTTGCTGAAAGAGAAAACGCACCTAAAGTATCTGAGGCTCATGTAAAATCTGCCCAACAGAAGATTGAAACTGACAGCCTGATTGTCTGTGTCTCTTCACTGCCTACTCAGAGTAAAGCCGTTCTTTATGCAATGCTGATTTTATCCGATCTTAACCGGCCTGTTTTCACCACCGGAGAAGTGGCTCAGGTTTACAGGGATGTTGCACAGGCACTTGATGTAGATGTTTTAACTCACAGAAGAATTACAGATCTGATCTCAGAACTTACCATGCTTGGTGTAATCAATTCAAGGGTAGTATCAAGAGGAAGGTACGGCAGAACCAAGGAGATGTGGTTTGGAACCGGAACTTCCGGAATACGGGAAACACTTTCAAAAGACGAGAGATTTGAGGAAGAAAGACTTCATCAGATTGATATAGGCAGATTCAGAACCCTTTTCAGATAA
- a CDS encoding Lrp/AsnC family transcriptional regulator: MDENDRMILSILEENCKISEQVLADMTNLSREEVISRIKKLEEDGIIKNYVACIDWEKAGNGIVAAIIELKVSPEKDYGYDKIAEKISKFRQVKSLRLVSGAYDLEILVTGRDIHEIARFVSGQIAPLENIKETGTILIMKTYKENGQLYFEKKQVERLPYSF; the protein is encoded by the coding sequence ATGGATGAAAATGACAGGATGATATTATCCATACTTGAGGAAAACTGTAAAATTTCAGAGCAGGTCCTTGCAGATATGACAAATCTCAGCCGGGAAGAGGTCATATCACGAATAAAGAAGCTTGAGGAAGACGGAATAATTAAAAATTATGTAGCGTGCATAGACTGGGAAAAAGCCGGAAACGGAATAGTGGCAGCTATAATTGAACTTAAAGTCTCACCGGAGAAGGATTACGGATATGACAAAATCGCCGAAAAAATCTCAAAATTCCGGCAGGTAAAATCCCTTAGGCTTGTAAGCGGAGCGTATGATCTTGAAATTCTTGTAACCGGCAGGGATATACACGAAATAGCAAGATTTGTATCAGGACAGATTGCACCACTTGAAAATATCAAAGAGACAGGGACAATTCTTATAATGAAAACTTATAAGGAGAACGGCCAGCTTTACTTTGAGAAAAAACAGGTTGAAAGGCTCCCGTATTCATTTTAA
- a CDS encoding aminotransferase class I/II-fold pyridoxal phosphate-dependent enzyme, producing the protein MRDFRSARVREIPPSGIRKFFDIAQEMEDVISLGVGEPDYDTPWNVREAAISSIEKGYTAYTSNSGLNELRDEISVYQKERFGVDYNPKNEVLVTTGASEALDITIRTVVNPGDEVLVAEPAYIAYCSGVILSGGVPVYVPCPAKENFRLTPDSLMEKITPKSKALLCNFPNNPSGGVMTVDDYRAIADIIVDHDLLLISDEIYNEITYEGMPSSAACVEELRERTVIINGFSKAYSMTGWRIGYICAPEEIAAAALKIHQYVMLSAPTMSQYAAIEAVKNGWDARNEMVREYNIRRNLFVNGMRRAGLECHMPKGAIYAFPSVESTGLSDQEFAERLLKEKHIAVVPGSIFGPSGTNHLRCCYAISRDNLVTAIERIEEFVNEL; encoded by the coding sequence ATGAGAGACTTTCGCTCAGCCAGAGTACGCGAGATACCGCCTTCAGGGATAAGAAAATTCTTTGACATCGCCCAGGAGATGGAGGATGTGATATCACTTGGTGTCGGAGAACCGGACTATGATACACCATGGAATGTAAGGGAAGCAGCAATCAGTTCAATTGAGAAAGGTTATACAGCGTACACCTCAAACAGCGGCTTAAATGAACTCAGAGATGAGATATCAGTCTACCAGAAGGAGAGGTTTGGTGTTGATTACAATCCTAAAAATGAGGTACTGGTCACCACCGGAGCATCAGAGGCACTTGATATAACAATAAGAACGGTTGTCAATCCTGGTGATGAGGTGCTTGTCGCAGAACCGGCATACATAGCATACTGTTCAGGAGTCATACTGTCCGGAGGCGTGCCGGTATATGTACCATGCCCTGCAAAGGAGAATTTCAGGCTTACACCTGACAGCCTTATGGAGAAGATAACTCCAAAATCAAAGGCATTACTCTGTAATTTCCCGAACAACCCTTCCGGAGGTGTGATGACTGTGGATGACTACAGGGCAATAGCAGATATCATTGTTGATCATGATCTCCTCCTCATCTCAGATGAGATCTACAATGAGATAACCTATGAAGGAATGCCTTCATCTGCCGCCTGTGTTGAGGAACTTCGTGAGAGGACAGTGATAATAAACGGTTTTTCAAAGGCGTATTCTATGACCGGATGGCGCATAGGATATATCTGCGCTCCGGAAGAGATCGCGGCAGCTGCACTGAAGATCCACCAGTATGTAATGCTCTCTGCACCTACTATGTCCCAGTATGCAGCTATTGAAGCAGTTAAAAATGGCTGGGACGCAAGAAATGAGATGGTCAGGGAGTATAACATAAGGCGCAACCTTTTCGTAAACGGAATGAGGCGTGCCGGACTTGAATGCCATATGCCCAAAGGTGCAATATATGCTTTCCCGTCTGTTGAGTCCACAGGACTGTCAGATCAGGAATTTGCAGAACGCCTCTTAAAAGAAAAACATATAGCCGTAGTTCCGGGCAGCATATTTGGCCCTTCCGGCACAAACCATCTCAGATGCTGTTATGCAATTTCAAGGGATAATCTTGTAACAGCGATTGAGAGAATCGAAGAGTTCGTGAATGAACTTTAG